The following proteins come from a genomic window of Thermoproteota archaeon:
- a CDS encoding substrate-binding domain-containing protein — protein MVDADPLDELEVEVDIRLIKDGKVILDGRIADLLRAVSRTGSLLAATKLIGIPYSKAWRTITSLERKLGRSVIAPKRGGKYGGGTTLTDDGKRLLSIYEKAEKEMGVVRKSVEKVIERPDLLIAGSHDLLLERAVSKLSGAIEVHWIGSYGGLLSMMMGDADVSGIHLLDETSGRYNEPIVRRLFPTGGVSLLRGYSREVGWAMRRDMDFHRRDLLSGRVVLANRNRGSGTRLLLDSILSKLAEDEDVDPRELKSRVKGYNEEFFTHTDACRAVAEGRADITLTIRPVAEIYGLKFVPIGWERYDLVVSERVKEDMLASLLDAIRRERPPTGYRVEDDLGERIF, from the coding sequence ATGGTCGATGCGGATCCCCTAGACGAGCTCGAGGTGGAGGTGGACATAAGACTCATCAAAGATGGGAAAGTCATCCTCGACGGGAGGATAGCGGATCTCTTAAGGGCCGTTTCCAGAACGGGATCCCTTCTCGCGGCGACGAAGCTCATCGGAATCCCCTATTCCAAGGCATGGAGGACCATCACTTCATTGGAGAGGAAGCTCGGGAGGAGCGTCATAGCTCCCAAGAGGGGAGGGAAGTACGGGGGAGGAACTACCCTGACGGATGACGGCAAGAGACTACTTTCGATCTATGAGAAAGCAGAGAAGGAGATGGGAGTGGTCCGAAAATCCGTCGAGAAGGTGATCGAAAGACCGGATCTCCTCATAGCTGGAAGCCACGATCTATTGCTGGAGAGGGCTGTCAGTAAGTTGAGTGGGGCTATTGAGGTCCACTGGATAGGCTCCTACGGAGGACTCCTGTCCATGATGATGGGTGACGCTGATGTATCCGGCATCCACCTGCTGGACGAAACAAGCGGACGGTACAACGAGCCCATCGTCAGGAGACTTTTCCCAACTGGTGGGGTATCCCTCCTCAGGGGATACAGTAGGGAAGTTGGATGGGCCATGAGGAGGGATATGGATTTCCATCGTAGGGATCTCCTCAGTGGAAGGGTGGTCTTGGCCAACAGGAACAGAGGGTCCGGTACTAGATTGCTCCTCGACAGCATACTATCCAAATTGGCCGAGGATGAGGATGTAGATCCTAGGGAGTTGAAGAGCAGGGTGAAAGGGTATAACGAGGAGTTCTTCACGCACACAGATGCCTGCAGGGCGGTCGCCGAGGGAAGGGCGGATATAACCCTCACCATCAGACCCGTGGCTGAGATTTACGGCCTGAAGTTCGTGCCGATTGGATGGGAGAGGTACGACTTAGTCGTGAGTGAGAGGGTGAAGGAGGACATGCTGGCATCTCTACTAGATGCAATAAGGAGGGAAAGACCACCTACGGGTTATAGGGTGGAGGATGACCTAGGAGAGAGGATCTTCTAG